aatatataatttCATCTTTACAATTTTCCCTCTAAAtatcctctctttctctctaatACATTCAAGTCTCACATACACGCATGCATTTAATTTGACGTGCTTGTTAATTTCACTTGGCGAATCATGAaacaaaagcaataaaaaggtaaaaaaagGTGCATGGCCAGAACCAAAGAAGACGACAAATAAAGCCACTTTCACATTAATGGAATGATCATAGCTAAGGACACTTCAGGTGACTTTGGTACCCTCTTCATGTAATTATAGGAGACTAAGTCAACATCCTTTTTCTAATAAGGTTGACTTTATTTAAACATCCAAAATGATATCATCTAACTTAAAATCTATATAACATTCATAGATACATAAAATATACggtaattaaattaaagtaactGATTTTAACGTGGTTtagaggagaaaaagaagaatttagcGAAAATGAGATTAGAGAGAGAAGTATCTTTGACGAATTAGGTGTTGTAATATTGTAGTTAGCACAATGACTATATGTCTATATGCCATATAATTACAGTATTATCTGAAAAACATGAaaacaaaagaaccaaaaagaGTAGAGACTATAAACTACTTCACACCTTTGGCAAAGGGTTGGAGAAACAAGGGTTGtaatattacaaattaaaataggaGTGAAATCAACtccaattaattagttaaaaaataatttcgttataaaaaaaattattatcctaattttttaaattttaaataaaaaataaaagaagattgACTTAGTTGGCTTATATTGTAATTGCACCTCTAAATTTTACCTAAAAACTATTTACAATAATATAGTAAAACAATTTTATGCAATATCAAATACATATTTCtatatttctatatatatgtaATAACTTATATTTTTTGTGTACATAATGCAAAAGAATTGGTACACACGCTATActcgaaaaaaaaagaatattcctTTAGTGGGATATACATAGTTGTAGTCCTATGATACTTTATTCAAATTTACATTTGATTCGATTGAGAAATGATATCCTTCAAGtccaatggaaaaagaaaaaagagacttgtttttctttctatccaACGAGGATAAATGGTGGACCTAGTAATACAGATAAGAATATACATGGTATCATGTTTGGGGTAAACTATTGCAAGAAATTGCAGCTCAACTTCATGCTATAATAGTAGATCGCTATACTTTTAATAGGGATGCTCCTTGCCAACAACCATTATTCAATTCTTTTCACAATATTTATTTCTCCAACAAATAAAAACAATGCTAAGGATAATGAACCCCTAATTCCTTTAcaaaatatatacatacataataaaATGAGCCATAAGACACACGCATTTGAGAAATTCTTTCTCAAGCGTATTTTGTGCTCGGGACTAATATATTTCACAAAATCGATCACTCatcaactaataaattaaaagaaagtacTTTTATGGAGATAGGGATGGAGCTATTCGAATGTGGATGTCAAATGGCCGATCCTCAACCTAGTTTTATCGGCATGATAATCCCTGCAATTGTGCGCTTTTATAATAGGCCGAGGTTCAAATCCAATGAACCTTTCAAGAAACAAAgaatctgatgatgatgatgcatttTTGGTTGAAACTGCATTAGTTGTTCTCTTGTAAGAGCTAAACCACTTGGCTTCCATGTACACGTTTCTGCTCCATGGAGCAACATGCAGGTCCCTTGTTTTCATGGATCCCTTTATGGCACTGCACATAAGCTTCACAACTTGTTTCAGTTCTTCCACTCTGCCAACAAATATGAGTGGGAAAACTTGTAGCAATGAAGAATATTGAATTGTAGGGCGCGCTATTTCGAACTCTGAAGCCAGGGAGACTTCAACAATGTATCGCTTTCCTAAGGAATTCACATCAATGTACTCATAGCCACCAGCTATTAATCTTCCATTTTTCTCCCACTTCGATTTGCAAAGCCCTGCAGTTTAGTGCAGattcaaattaaataactaaCTCTCAAAACAAGTGAttgatttttgaataattaaaGCAATTAGTAACTTGTACTCACCAGCATCAAAACCTTTCTCTCTCAAGT
The sequence above is drawn from the Arachis hypogaea cultivar Tifrunner chromosome 4, arahy.Tifrunner.gnm2.J5K5, whole genome shotgun sequence genome and encodes:
- the LOC112795974 gene encoding uncharacterized protein, producing MYKLMPIRLPLPSFSNHVHVMMATAPPRIPVRFHRVAAAFDAEVARVRLCESSGSEHSPPETSKDLFDLVNSFMESSDKAREITEEEEQSVNGEEGVVEERTDCFDSEKREMLQDLFACGDGDDIERDLIRREVEAAVACGVVSKTNFPEFKRKLMSHLREKGFDAGLCKSKWEKNGRLIAGGYEYIDVNSLGKRYIVEVSLASEFEIARPTIQYSSLLQVFPLIFVGRVEELKQVVKLMCSAIKGSMKTRDLHVAPWSRNVYMEAKWFSSYKRTTNAVSTKNASSSSDSLFLERFIGFEPRPIIKAHNCRDYHADKTRLRIGHLTSTFE